A stretch of DNA from Salmo trutta chromosome 12, fSalTru1.1, whole genome shotgun sequence:
TTTCTCCAGGCATAGATCATTTGCCACCTTTTATTGTCAACACTTAGGCTTATATCAGGTGCACAGTTCAAATCTTTCTTGTGAATGTATCCAGGGACTCATGTTCAAGTGCAGTGCAGAGTGCTGCGAGCGCTCCACAGACTCCATGTCACAGGTGCACAATTGTATTGAACGCTGCCACGCTCCTCTGGCGCAGGCCCAAGGACTAGTGACCAATGAACTAGAGAAATTTCAGGTGAGTTTCATGTGGTGTTGATTATGATGAGAAAATAGATACAGAGAATTTGTAGTGATTGATTGTGATTAACATTCTGTCTCCCCCATGCCCAGGACCGGCTGACCAGGTGCACCATGCATTGCAATGACAAGGCCAGGGACCTGTTTGACTCTGGGGCCAAGGAGCCAGCCGTGCGGGCCATGATGGAGAACTGCGTGGGCAGCTGTGTGGACGACCACATCAACCTGATCCCCAGCATGACGCACAGACTCAAAGAGAACCTGGACTCTATTCCACAGTGAGGAGGAGGGAATAGCTTACTTCAGATGCATGAGACAGCTTGGACTCTATACTACAGTGACAAAGGGGTTCATAAAGTTTACTGTCATCTGACTCAAATAACACAGAGGAAGTATAAACAGCAGACTCAAAGATGGCTCGTTATTATCACAGTGAAAAGGGGGGAGTTATAAGTGGCAGATCCAATAACTCAGTGAGGGAAAGGGACAGCTTGCAGGAATGAGATTTGGATCCTGGTTAATTGAGTCCATGCTGTCAGGGAGGGTGGGGGATATACCTCAGCTCAGTCAGAAGAAACTACACATCCCCTGCAAACTGACTCTGTTTCTTTGTAACACTTACTGTTTATTGGTTGAACCTACAGACCAGACAGGCCAGCTGAACTTACTCAGCAGACCTGTGCCATTACAGAACTGTCTAACATAAAAAATACCGGTGTCTGTGAACTGTGTGTAAGAGTATTTATTACATGTCCTGATAGCCTAGTTGTTGTATGATTGGAGTCTTTATTCTGCCTCAGTGCTCTAAATATTTGCGACCTGTTCCTCTCTCTTCTAGCATGATCTCTGTGCTGTTTGTTTTGTGGGAACCATGCATGTAATGTGATTATTTCCCTCATTAGTTTTTATATAAAAATGAAAGATGGTAAAAAATAATGGAATTGCATTTGTATCGCCTTTTAGCCTGAATTTTCCTTTACCTAGCTGTGTCTTGTCAATTCATTAGAACTTTTTTACTAGAATTGAGCTTGATAGTAATGCACCACACACACCTTATAAACATCCAGCTTTTTAAAATGCAGGTTTTAGTAACATGGTGGAATAATCTCTGTATAATGTACAAATGGATGCACAGACACCAATGGTAAAAAAATGAATTGACAGTATATCAGTGAGGCTATTACAGCATATCATGAATCTCTGCAAAGACAGGTAGCGCAGTTGTtcgagcattgggccagtaactgaaaggttagacgatcgaatcccagagctgacaaggtaaaaatctgttgttctgccactgaacaaggcagttaacccactgttccctggtaggccgtcattgtaaataagaatttgttcttaactgacttgcctggttaaataaaggtaaaaaaaggcAAGTGTAAAGGTAAGCCATCACTGTAGATCATTACAATACTGCTATgccaaaataaatatatttgtgTAACACACTTTACAATGTATTATGGCATGTATATTACAATTATATCCAAAATTGAGATTAAACCTACGGTTTGAAATTATCACCCCTTCTACCCCCTTAAACATCCAAGGTTGCTTATCATGCTTTTACATTCACCCTCCCAGCGACCAGAGAAAACCCTCCCCAACCATCCCCTTCCTGTGGGCCTGAAAGCAaacaatgtaaatatatatatatatacacagtaccagtcaaaagacatatctcaacatcaactgcttgaattgctgcaaagaaaccactactaaatgacaccaatgagaagaagagacttgcttgggccaagaaacatgagcaatggacattagaccggttgaaatctgtcctttggtctgatgagtccaaatttgagatttttggttccaaccgccgtgtctttgtgagacatagagtaggtgaacggatgatctctgcatgtgtggttcccactgtgaagcatggaggaggaagtgtgatggcgtcgtgatttatttagaattcaaagcacacttaaccaacatggctatcacagcattctgcagtgaaacgccatcccatctggtttgcacttagtgggattataattgtttttcaacaggacaatgacacaacgcACCTCCAGGAGgtgttagggctatttgaccaagaaggagagtgatggagtgctgcatcagatgacctggcctccacaatcacccgacctcaacccaattgagatggtttgggatgagttggaccgcagagtgaaggaaaagcagccaacaagtgctcagcatatgtgggaactccttcaaaactgttggaaaagccttcctcatggttgagagaatgccaagagtgtgcaaagctgtcatcaagacaaagggtggctactttgaagaatctcaaatataaaatatatttagatttaaaacttttttggttactacattattccatatgtgttatttcatagttttgatgtcttcactgttattctacattgtataaaattgtaaaaataaagaaaaagcccttgaatgagtaggtgtctccaaacctttgactggtactgtacactgaacaaacatacaaacacaacatgtaaagtgttggtcccatgtttcatgagctgaaataaacaatcccagaaatgttccatatgcactgaaagcttatttctctcaaatgttgtgcacaaatttgcttacatccctgttagtgagcatttctactttgccaagataatccatccacctaacagaagctgattaaatggcatgatcattacacgggTGTACATTGTGCTGGGGGTAATAAAAGGACACTTTAAAATGtgtggttttgtcacacaacactatgcaacagatgtctccagttttgagggagcatgcaattggcatgctgactgcaggaatgtccaccagagctgttgccagagaattgaatgttcagttCCACAGGCATTCTGGCCCATGACTCCAATGCACCACCCaaaggtggtggaccattcttgatacacacgggaaactgttgagagtgaaaaacccagtaggtttcagttcttgacacaaactaatgcacctggcacctactactatgcctcatttaaaggcacttaaatatgttgtctttcccattcaccctctgaatggcacacacacacacaatccatatctcaattgtctcaaggcttgaaaatccttctttaacctgtctcctccccttcatctacactgattgaagtgtatttaacaagtggcatcaataagggatcatagctttaacctAGACTCACCtcgtcagtctatgtcatggaaagggcATGTTATAACTTCTAATAGTAACTGTATCCACTGGAGAATTGGGAGAGAGTGAGGTGACAGCCATCTAAGAGCCAGCATTTTATTTTGCGGCAGTGCTGCCTGCTACGAGTAATCATCTCTGATTGAGAGATTCAAGGGGCATTCATCGCTAAGTAATATAGTAGATGCAAAGCATTGAATATTTACATTCATGCACTTAGAAATACATTTTGTAACTTTGTCCCAGAAGCTTTTAACTGCAGGGCACTCCAACATTATATGAAGGACTTTGCCTACCTGATTTAGGGGACACAGTGAACTGTTGGGAGTTTGGACCGATTTTGTCATTAAACATTTCTTTGGTGTAAAATATAGTCTGCGAACAATCTTATAATGTATACATTTATGGTTTGGATTACGGGATGCCAaggtcatatttttccatattctgttccagttaaaggGTTGTTCAGATTCACTTATATCTGTGAACCATTCTTTTTTAATGGCTCGCTCAGAATATGAGCTTCCTAaagttataaactcagcaaaaaaagaaacgttccttcttcaggaccctgtctttcaaagataaatgataaaaatccaaataacttcacagatcttcattgtaaagtgtttaaacactgtttcctatgcttgttcaatgaccaataaacaattaatgaacatgcacctgtgacactaacagcttacagacggtaggcaattaagttatgaaaacttaggacactaaagaggtctttctactgactctgaaaaacaccaaaagaaagatgcccagggtccctgctcatctgcgtgaacatgccttaggcatgctgcaaggaggcatgaggactgcagatgtggccagggaaataaattgcaatgtccgtactgtgagatgtgtaatacagcactacagggagacaggatggacagctgatcgtcctcgcagtggcagaccatgtgtaacaacacctgcacaggatcggtacatccgaacatcacacctgcgggacaggtacaggatggcaacaacaactgcccgagttacaccaggaacgcacaatccctccatcagtgctcagactgtccgcaataggctgagaaaggctggactgagggcttgtaggcctgttgtaacgcaggtcctcaccagacatcagcagcaacaatgtcacctatgggcacaaacccaccgtcgctggaccagacaggactggtaaaaagtgctcttcactgacgagtcgcggttttgtctcaccaggggtgatggtcagattcgcattaatcgttgaaggaatgagagtgttacaccgaggcctgtactctggagcaggatcaatttggaggtggagggtccgtcatggtctggggcagtgtgtcccagcatcatcggactgagcttcttgtcattgcaggcaatctcaacgctgtaccttacagggaagacatcttcctccctcatgtggtacccttcctgcaggctcatcctgacatgaccctccagcatgacaatgccaccagacatactgctcgttctgtgcgtgatttcctgcaagacaggaatgtcagtgttctgccatggccagtgaagagcccggatctcaatcccattgagcacgtctgggacccgTTGGATCGGAGGgaaagggctagggccattcccaccagaaatgtccgggaacttgcaggtgcctttgtggaagagtggggtaacatctcacagaaagaactggcaaatctggtgcagtccatgaggaggagatgcactgcagtacttaatgcagctggtggccacaccagatactgactgttacttttgattttgaccccccccacccccctttgttcagggacacattattccatttatgttagtcacatgtctgtggaacttgttcagtttatgtctcagttgaatcttatgttcatacaaatatttacacatgttaagtttgctgagtttatattataGAGATCAGTCCTTTCGGGAGCCCAGATCATTTGTAAATCCCATCATTGGATGGTTTGGTAGCTGGGTTTCCCCAAAGGCCTCTATAGGCCAATATAGCTGACCTAAGTTGTAAATATAGGAAAATAAGTTGCCTGGCAATGTTATCTTTCAAATCGTGGAATGTTCTCAAACCATTACTGTCCATAATATCAGCAAGGGTATGGATTCCACATTTAGACCAATGGGGGATGCAAATGGCTGCCCTCCAGATCGCAAGGCATTATTGTGAAATATGAGAGTATGGGCATGTCATTTTGATTCCAAAATGTTTTCCTCAGATTTTGCACCAAATAGAAGTTGTGTGAGCAATAATAGGACCAAAGCATagtttacattgtttaagggCTGTATCAGTaaagaccacctcttccaggacAATAGGAGACACCATTTTTTATCTTTATACTCAACCAGGGGGCAGCAGACTCATGTCTAAACCAATTTAGGATGGGACGAAATGCTAGTGCCTGTAAATACAATTGGAAGTTTGGTACGGATAGTCCTCCTTCATCTTTCCCCCTTTGCAAGTTTGTTAAGTGGGAAATACGTAGGAGGGCTATCCCTACCAAactttaaattgtatttccaCTAGCAAAAGCAGCACCATTTTCAGCCGTGGGTATTTGAAATTCAAACCTAATTTGGACACTACTATAGTGGCCGACTTACTCTTAATTAATTAGCAATACTGTAATTCTAGGATAGTAATGGATGTACAGAAATAGTAACAGATCATTTCCTTTGAGAGACATGACAAGGTCACACACCGCTGATAGCACCACAGCCCACTGGTGTGGACAATTTATTGGCAGGTTGggtttttctctctcactttttctttaaatttttttttaataaataatacaaaaaaagccAAAAAGCCAAAAAATCATGAATGTTATAAAAAAATAATGAATATGTTATAAAAAGAAAGCTGAagaatgaaaaatatatatttttaaaactaaCAATGTATCCAAAACACACTAGACTGGGCTATAGAGCATGCAGATGCCAGGGTTGTgtttggggggtagaagctgtgggCCACAGCTTGAGGCCAGGATGTCAGAGAGGGGCCATGGAGGATGCGGGTGTGAGGCAAGGATAGGATTAGCCTATATTATAAAGGGGAGTGGTAAGGGAACTGGGCTGAGGGTGTGGAGCTGGCATCAGGGTACACTGCGGGCGCTGCTCTCTGGTTCAGGGGCATCAGGACGGCGGTCCATATGAGGAGATGTGTACTGGAAGTTACAGCACACGTAGAGGGGGAAGGACAAGAGCCGACTGTCCAGGTTCATCACCACATACTCCTGGTAGGAAgaaaataaaaagagagagagaataagaaacAGGGGGAGCACAGAACGTAAGATACAGCAATAGTTATATGGTCCGATTCAGGCAATACTATATAGTGATGTGTTCATTTCAAGAGGGGAGGAAAGTTTCAGAACATGTGGGTTATGTGTGGTCTGACTGACcaatagacattaaaaccagtagaCAGTGATAGCGCTGACGTCATTCCACGGTTTCCTATGGAAAACTCCTGATGGCGTAATGAAGCCGGAAGTATACGAAATGCGCCATATTGCTGAATGAGGTTGATGTAGTTGGCCATGTAGTTTTCATCATGCCTGAGAGTCAACCTTAATGTCTATGGAGCCTACTACATTTGTCGTgcaatggatcactatttaattaaatatctctATTTGCAGCAAACTTTAAAATAATTCACAGGGGGAATCGAACTTGATCATAATAAACCAATTTTAGAGCCCAAAACGACAGTTCTGATGATCGGAATTTACAAAAGCTTTCTAGAGCAGACCAGGGCTTTTGGCACCGCTGAGTAGCTATGCAGTAGCCGACCGGCAGAGCTTGTGACTTCATGCTCCAGACCGGATACTGGGGGCCTGGACTGACCTGGTCTTTCTCCAGGGTGAGTAGCTGGTAACCAGTGGATCGACTACACACCAGCTTACCACTGTTATCAAAGGAGGCCAGGCGTAAcctgaacagagagagggagaaacattgAGTGCGATGTGAGGGGCTAGTCAGGCCTGGTAGAACACAGGTAAATCAAATGGCAGTTATACAGAACATAATTATATCATTACTactccacacacaacacacaatgcCAACATTTGAAATCTGTAGCTATGTGTGTTGTGCTGACCACAACCTAGGTCGTGTTTGCAGATTGGAACACTAACCTGTATGCTAGATGCCTCCGAGGCTGCAGACTCACAGCTCCCCCACATGGCTGGCTCAGTGTATTCCTCTTGAACACTAT
This window harbors:
- the LOC115204182 gene encoding protein FAM136A yields the protein MAEAHQARVQKTIEDMVQSLERDHIRKMQGLMFKCSAECCERSTDSMSQVHNCIERCHAPLAQAQGLVTNELEKFQDRLTRCTMHCNDKARDLFDSGAKEPAVRAMMENCVGSCVDDHINLIPSMTHRLKENLDSIPQ